The following is a genomic window from Melitaea cinxia chromosome 7, ilMelCinx1.1, whole genome shotgun sequence.
actattttcgaaaaaaaatggATACTACACAATACGCCGGTTTTTGTGATTTAAATATAGACAAAATGTATGATATTAACACGTTGAGCTTTATTGAAAAACAAGGATTCCAAACAGTTGCTATAAATACACACGTCGAAGAAGTGAACGTCGAGGAAcctaagaagaaaaaaaagaaaaatgaccCCAAGGATAAGAAAGATCATATACCACCACCTCTCGAAATACCAGACAAggtgaaaaataatacaaaactaaaaattttacaaagagTAACTATAGAATTCTCAGATTCTAGCATATGTAGTAAGTTAAATCAATcagaaaatcttaaaaaatatgatattgtaGCTGTTTTACCTAAAACGTTACAAGCTTTTCAGTATGCTTGTGGAACCCTGGATACAGATGTAATAACATTTGATCCTCTGACAAGAATCCCTTTTAAAGTTAGTCGTAAATTATACAGACAAGCAGTGGAGCGTGGaattttctttgaaataatGTATTCACCTGCAATACGAGACTCAACCTCAAGAAGAAACATTATCACAACTTCTCACCTCTATCATGCTGTTGGCAAAtctaagaatataataattaccagCGGAGCAAAAGACAACACTCAAGTTCGGGGAATCTATGATGTTATCAATCTTGGGTTTATTTTTGGGTTAAACAATAATGAAAGCTTAGAAGTTGTAAGAAATAATCCACACAGACTCATTCTTAAAGCTCAAGGCAGAAGATGTGGTAAACATTATATGGAAGTTTCCCAAGTAGGCGATcaatgtgaaaataaaatacctaaagaataatttttatctattttatttagttaaaacaaattacattCCTTTCATAACATCAGATCTATTTTAGGcacattcattttttaataataataattatttataaagtttaaaaaatgtcattgaAATCACAGATTTTACAATAtccatttataaattttgttgatttatgaaataatatttatttgatgatTAGTATTAGCAAAAAGTAAACATAGTATCAGTCTCACAACAacattatagtttatattattaataatatatttaccttaaacaatgattttattaataaaaatataagacatttttatacatggtcaatgttaaaatttaaaaattatattccatatttttgttatacattttgtcttcattaaaaattataagctTAACACACTTATGTTACAAATATACATCTTTATCATAATTTGCTTTATTTATACCTAAAATATGCAAATTTGTATAACTTACCTTACTCTGTCTTTAAATGAGAGTTATCATTAGATTCAGTCTTCTCCGTGACAATAACTGTTCTGTCCACAGACACCCGAGTTCCAACAGTAGGAATTTTTGGTATTGATAAATCTTCAGGTATTGTAAAATTATCTGCGACCCATTTAAATCTGTTTACAAGAGAAATAGAATTATATGTTTTAGtaacaaaaagtaacaaatgaGACTGAATACTTTGTACTGATAAGTGCAAGTGTAATTACGCTAAATTACGTTGCTACA
Proteins encoded in this region:
- the LOC123655241 gene encoding ribonuclease P protein subunit p30 isoform X2 — encoded protein: MDTTQYAGFCDLNIDKMYDINTLSFIEKQGFQTVAINTHVEEVNVEEPKKKKKKNDPKDKKDHIPPPLEIPDKYACGTLDTDVITFDPLTRIPFKVSRKLYRQAVERGIFFEIMYSPAIRDSTSRRNIITTSHLYHAVGKSKNIIITSGAKDNTQVRGIYDVINLGFIFGLNNNESLEVVRNNPHRLILKAQGRRCGKHYMEVSQVGDQCENKIPKE
- the LOC123655241 gene encoding ribonuclease P protein subunit p30 isoform X1; amino-acid sequence: MDTTQYAGFCDLNIDKMYDINTLSFIEKQGFQTVAINTHVEEVNVEEPKKKKKKNDPKDKKDHIPPPLEIPDKVKNNTKLKILQRVTIEFSDSSICSKLNQSENLKKYDIVAVLPKTLQAFQYACGTLDTDVITFDPLTRIPFKVSRKLYRQAVERGIFFEIMYSPAIRDSTSRRNIITTSHLYHAVGKSKNIIITSGAKDNTQVRGIYDVINLGFIFGLNNNESLEVVRNNPHRLILKAQGRRCGKHYMEVSQVGDQCENKIPKE